In one window of Vibrio sp. DW001 DNA:
- the lysS gene encoding lysine--tRNA ligase, whose translation MTEQVQQPNVEENKLIAERRAKLDNIRTNCKANGHPNDFRRDSLAGDIQAQFGEKTKEELEELNHTVAIAGRIMAKRGPFLVIQETSGRIQAYAAKPVQNELKEKYQGLDIGDIVGVKGALHKSGKGDLYVNMEEYVLLTKALRPLPEKFHGLTDQEMRYRQRYVDLIVNEDSRTAFIIRSKLVTAIRNFMISKQFMEVETPMMHVIPGGAVARPFITHHNALDIDMYLRIAPELYLKRLVVGGFDRVFEINRSFRNEGLSPRHNPEFTMMEFYMAYADYNDLMDLTEEMLRTVSSEVLGATSMPYGEETVEFGGTYPRMSMLEAIKQYSPERADIQSMTYDHVQDRDFMVNIAKSLHIDVEPFWTCGQLLEEIFGETAEPQLMQPTFITEYPADISPLARRNDDNTFITDRFEFFIGGREVANGFSELNDAEDQDARFKAQLDAKDAGDDEAMYYDADYITALEHGLPPTAGQGIGIDRLVMLFTNTHTIRDVILFPAMRPQA comes from the coding sequence ATGACTGAACAGGTACAACAGCCAAACGTAGAAGAGAATAAGCTGATTGCTGAGCGTCGTGCTAAATTAGATAATATCCGCACTAACTGTAAAGCAAATGGTCACCCTAACGATTTTCGTCGCGATAGTTTAGCAGGCGATATTCAAGCGCAATTCGGTGAAAAAACAAAAGAAGAGCTAGAAGAGCTGAATCATACTGTTGCTATTGCTGGTCGTATTATGGCTAAGCGTGGTCCGTTTTTAGTGATTCAAGAAACCTCTGGCCGCATTCAAGCTTATGCTGCGAAACCGGTTCAAAATGAATTAAAAGAGAAATATCAGGGCTTAGATATCGGAGATATCGTTGGTGTAAAAGGCGCTCTACATAAATCAGGTAAAGGTGATCTTTACGTGAATATGGAAGAGTACGTATTGCTGACAAAAGCATTACGTCCATTGCCTGAAAAATTCCACGGTTTAACCGACCAAGAGATGCGTTACCGTCAGCGTTACGTTGACCTTATTGTGAACGAAGACTCTCGTACCGCTTTCATTATCCGCTCTAAGCTGGTCACTGCAATTCGTAATTTCATGATTTCTAAGCAGTTCATGGAAGTAGAAACACCAATGATGCATGTTATCCCTGGTGGGGCAGTTGCACGTCCATTTATCACCCATCACAATGCCTTAGACATCGATATGTATCTCCGTATTGCACCTGAGCTGTATTTGAAGCGTTTAGTCGTAGGTGGTTTTGATCGCGTATTTGAAATTAACCGTAGTTTCCGTAATGAAGGGCTTTCTCCACGACATAACCCAGAATTCACTATGATGGAATTCTACATGGCGTACGCGGATTACAACGACCTTATGGATCTGACCGAAGAGATGCTACGTACCGTGTCTTCAGAGGTGCTCGGTGCGACTTCAATGCCTTACGGTGAAGAGACGGTAGAGTTTGGTGGCACATATCCTCGAATGAGTATGTTAGAAGCGATTAAACAGTACAGCCCAGAACGCGCTGACATACAGTCTATGACTTATGATCACGTACAAGATCGTGACTTTATGGTGAATATTGCTAAGTCTTTACATATCGATGTTGAACCATTCTGGACATGTGGACAACTGCTTGAAGAGATCTTTGGTGAAACGGCTGAACCGCAACTGATGCAACCAACGTTCATTACAGAGTATCCAGCAGATATCTCGCCACTTGCTCGTCGTAATGATGATAATACCTTTATCACCGATCGTTTTGAGTTCTTTATTGGTGGTCGTGAAGTGGCTAACGGCTTCTCAGAGCTTAATGATGCAGAAGATCAAGATGCTCGTTTTAAAGCACAGTTAGACGCAAAAGATGCTGGTGATGATGAAGCGATGTACTACGACGCCGACTATATCACGGCTCTAGAACACGGTTTGCCACCAACAGCTGGTCAAGGTATCGGAATCGATCGTTTAGTGATGCTGTTTACTAATACGCATACTATTCGCGACGTTATCCTATTCCCAGCGATGAGACCGCAAGCGTAA
- the glnK gene encoding P-II family nitrogen regulator: MKLINAIIKPFKLDDVREALSDVGIEGMTVSEVKGFGRQKGHTELYRGAEYQVDFLPKVKLEIATQAENVDRVIEAVSKAAHTGKIGDGKIFVYDLSQVVRIRTGEMDSEAL, translated from the coding sequence ATGAAACTAATTAACGCCATTATTAAACCATTCAAATTAGACGATGTTCGTGAAGCTTTATCGGATGTTGGTATAGAAGGTATGACGGTCTCCGAAGTTAAAGGCTTTGGTCGTCAAAAAGGACACACAGAACTATACCGTGGTGCCGAGTATCAAGTGGACTTTCTACCGAAAGTAAAACTGGAAATCGCTACTCAAGCTGAAAACGTAGATCGCGTAATTGAAGCAGTAAGCAAAGCTGCGCACACAGGCAAGATTGGAGACGGTAAGATTTTCGTTTATGACTTGAGCCAAGTTGTACGTATTCGTACTGGTGAAATGGATAGTGAAGCACTTTAA
- the prfB gene encoding peptide chain release factor 2 (programmed frameshift), translated as MFEINPIKNRLQDVTQRTNILRGYLDYDARKERLEEVNAELEQPDVWSEPQRAQSLGKERSSLEAVVETIDLLDQGVEDVDGLLELAVEAEDQETFDEIEPELAELEAKLEKLEFRRMFSGEHDSSDCYIDLQSGSGGTEAQDWTAMLLRMYLRWAESKGFKTEVIEVSGGEVAGLKSATVRISGEYTYGWLRTETGVHRLVRKSPFDSGGRRHTSFASAFIYPEIDDNIAIDINPAELRIDVYRASGAGGQHVNTTESAVRITHLPTNTVVQCQNDRSQHKNKDQAMKQLKAKLFELELQKQNAEKQANEDSKSDIGWGSQIRSYVLDDSRIKDLRTGIENRNTQAVLDGDLDKFIEASLKSGL; from the exons ATGTTTGAAATCAATCCTATTAAAAACCGCTTACAGGACGTGACACAGCGCACGAATATCCTGAGGGGGTATCTT GACTATGACGCCAGAAAAGAGCGTTTAGAAGAAGTAAATGCAGAATTAGAACAACCAGATGTATGGAGCGAACCTCAGCGAGCACAATCGCTAGGCAAAGAACGTTCTTCTTTAGAGGCCGTGGTTGAGACCATTGATCTTCTTGATCAAGGTGTCGAAGATGTTGACGGTTTACTTGAGCTTGCGGTTGAAGCTGAAGACCAAGAAACCTTCGATGAAATAGAGCCTGAACTTGCCGAGCTTGAAGCCAAGTTAGAAAAACTTGAGTTCCGCCGTATGTTTTCCGGTGAGCACGACAGCTCAGATTGCTATATCGATCTTCAATCGGGCTCTGGTGGTACTGAAGCGCAAGATTGGACCGCTATGTTACTTCGTATGTATCTTCGTTGGGCTGAATCCAAAGGCTTTAAGACCGAAGTTATTGAAGTGTCTGGAGGAGAAGTCGCTGGTTTGAAATCGGCTACTGTGCGGATATCCGGGGAATATACTTATGGTTGGTTACGCACAGAAACAGGTGTACATCGCTTGGTTCGCAAATCACCGTTTGATTCTGGTGGTCGTCGCCATACTTCTTTTGCTTCTGCATTTATCTATCCAGAGATTGATGACAATATCGCTATCGACATTAACCCTGCAGAGCTTCGTATCGATGTATATCGTGCATCGGGTGCTGGTGGTCAGCACGTAAACACCACAGAGTCGGCGGTGCGTATTACCCACTTGCCAACCAATACAGTGGTTCAATGTCAGAATGATCGTTCGCAGCATAAAAACAAAGATCAAGCGATGAAACAGTTAAAAGCAAAACTGTTTGAGCTTGAACTACAAAAACAAAATGCAGAAAAACAAGCGAATGAAGACTCGAAATCAGATATCGGATGGGGCAGCCAAATTCGCTCTTACGTATTAGATGATTCTCGTATCAAAGATTTACGCACCGGAATTGAAAACCGTAATACACAAGCGGTTCTTGACGGTGATCTAGATAAATTTATCGAAGCCAGCCTGAAATCAGGCTTGTAA
- the fldB gene encoding flavodoxin FldB translates to MKIGLFYGSTTCYTEMAAEKIRAIIGEELVDIHNVKETSLSVMNDYDLLILGISTWDFGEIQEDWSAIWQEIAGVSLKNKHVALFGLGDQEGYGEWFLDAMGLLHDELIPTGAQFLGYWSTDGYTFEASKALTEDGTLFVGLALDEDSQYEHSDVRIANWCEQILTEYQETL, encoded by the coding sequence ATGAAAATTGGACTCTTCTACGGATCAACCACCTGCTATACAGAAATGGCAGCGGAAAAAATACGTGCCATTATTGGAGAAGAACTTGTCGACATTCACAACGTCAAAGAGACATCATTAAGTGTAATGAACGATTATGATCTATTGATTCTGGGCATTTCAACATGGGATTTTGGTGAAATACAAGAAGATTGGAGCGCGATTTGGCAAGAAATCGCAGGGGTTTCATTGAAGAACAAGCACGTCGCGCTGTTTGGATTGGGTGATCAAGAAGGTTATGGCGAATGGTTTTTGGACGCTATGGGCCTACTTCATGATGAGCTAATACCAACAGGTGCACAATTTCTTGGATATTGGTCTACGGATGGCTACACATTTGAGGCATCAAAAGCCCTTACTGAAGATGGCACATTGTTTGTAGGATTAGCACTCGATGAAGATTCTCAGTACGAACATAGTGATGTACGTATTGCGAATTGGTGTGAACAAATCCTCACTGAATACCAAGAAACACTTTAA
- a CDS encoding AraC family transcriptional regulator: protein MNISGCHKKQITRVCDYISSNLDNDMSLELLSRVAACSKFHFHRIFKSYMGLSVIQFVQLSRMKRASFRLVFEPEQSITDIAYEAHFDSPEAFSRAFSRIFEQSPSQFRRRPEWPFWHSKYEFNPPINGDKIMDVNVIDFDERPVALIEHKGNPQKVYDTASKFIAWRKSTGLSPIKNSETFGVPYSDPNDIVEQGFRFEICGSHEGAVPENEFGVKAGIIPSGRCALAIHHGSHDSISDTVYYLYQQWLPKSGQNLRDFPCFFQYMNFVHEVNENELVTKIYLPLA, encoded by the coding sequence ATGAATATTTCTGGATGCCATAAAAAACAGATAACAAGAGTTTGCGATTATATCAGTAGTAACTTAGATAACGATATGTCACTTGAACTGTTAAGCCGCGTAGCTGCATGCTCAAAATTTCATTTTCATCGTATTTTTAAATCCTATATGGGATTAAGTGTTATCCAATTTGTTCAGCTTAGTCGAATGAAACGTGCTTCGTTTCGGTTAGTGTTTGAACCAGAACAAAGTATTACAGATATCGCCTATGAAGCTCATTTCGATAGCCCAGAAGCATTTTCACGTGCATTTTCAAGGATATTTGAGCAATCGCCTTCTCAATTTAGACGTCGTCCGGAGTGGCCATTTTGGCACTCAAAATATGAATTTAATCCACCTATTAACGGAGATAAAATAATGGACGTTAACGTTATCGATTTTGACGAAAGACCTGTTGCCCTTATAGAACACAAAGGTAACCCTCAAAAGGTTTATGATACGGCGAGTAAGTTTATCGCATGGAGAAAATCTACTGGCCTATCCCCTATTAAGAACAGTGAAACCTTTGGTGTTCCCTACAGTGACCCAAATGATATCGTAGAACAAGGTTTTCGATTTGAGATCTGTGGAAGCCATGAAGGTGCGGTCCCAGAAAATGAGTTTGGCGTAAAAGCGGGGATCATTCCATCGGGTCGATGTGCTTTGGCAATTCATCATGGTAGCCATGATTCCATAAGCGACACAGTCTATTATTTATACCAACAATGGTTGCCCAAAAGTGGCCAAAATCTAAGAGATTTCCCTTGTTTCTTCCAATATATGAACTTTGTTCATGAAGTGAATGAAAATGAATTAGTCACAAAGATCTACCTACCGTTGGCCTAA
- a CDS encoding MFS transporter → MSSYFHFIRQQWPLLSFGFLTVFIGNVGQSFFLSWFGADIQKDLALSATDYGMIYAIATLCSSMTIMLVGGLVDKWNVRRFVTLVAVILVIACVVMSYVISPIMLFFAFFMLRLTGQGLLPHTAQTTMIRSYSHQRGKAISLASSGVALGEVILPIVVVLLISWLGWRSSWLVFAVIVAFAYLPLAHILLAKSPHIKPNVKKTNVQGNADNKSGRRHVLSDWRFWAILPAVMAAPFVVTGVFIQQNFLLTQKEWAPSLLANSFIAYGTMHWLSSMVTGSLVDKYSAKHLLPFMIIPLFFGLCVLSVFNQSWSAVVFMTLFGMGIGVSGPVINALWAEVYGTENIGAIRSMMTSLMIFATAAAPWIFGFFIELGWSERMLFGALSMVIFFIGMMVLPAYRAYLKR, encoded by the coding sequence ATGAGTAGCTATTTCCATTTCATTCGCCAGCAATGGCCGTTATTGTCATTTGGTTTTTTGACCGTATTCATTGGAAATGTCGGACAGTCTTTCTTCCTAAGTTGGTTTGGCGCAGACATCCAAAAAGACTTAGCCTTGTCGGCGACTGATTACGGAATGATATATGCTATCGCAACGCTTTGTAGCAGCATGACTATTATGTTGGTTGGCGGATTAGTCGATAAGTGGAATGTTCGTCGTTTTGTTACGCTTGTCGCCGTCATATTAGTAATAGCGTGTGTCGTTATGTCTTACGTTATTTCTCCCATCATGCTATTTTTTGCCTTTTTTATGTTGAGATTAACGGGGCAAGGTTTACTTCCTCATACCGCACAGACCACTATGATTCGTTCATATTCCCATCAAAGAGGAAAAGCGATTAGCTTAGCGTCTAGTGGTGTCGCATTAGGTGAAGTGATTCTACCTATCGTTGTAGTGCTATTAATTAGCTGGCTAGGTTGGCGGTCAAGCTGGCTCGTCTTTGCAGTGATAGTGGCTTTTGCTTACTTACCGCTTGCACACATTCTGTTGGCTAAATCGCCTCACATTAAACCTAATGTTAAGAAAACCAATGTTCAGGGAAATGCGGATAATAAAAGTGGTCGGCGACACGTGCTATCAGATTGGCGATTTTGGGCGATTTTACCTGCGGTTATGGCTGCGCCTTTCGTCGTGACTGGCGTGTTTATACAGCAAAATTTTCTGTTAACACAAAAAGAGTGGGCACCGAGCTTATTGGCAAACAGTTTTATTGCTTACGGTACCATGCATTGGTTGAGCTCGATGGTGACCGGAAGTTTGGTAGACAAGTACAGTGCGAAGCATTTACTTCCTTTCATGATAATCCCTTTGTTTTTTGGATTATGCGTACTTTCCGTATTCAACCAAAGCTGGTCAGCCGTCGTATTTATGACGTTATTTGGTATGGGGATTGGAGTGTCGGGTCCGGTGATAAACGCACTGTGGGCTGAAGTTTATGGAACCGAAAACATCGGTGCAATCCGTTCTATGATGACCTCACTGATGATTTTTGCTACCGCCGCTGCGCCGTGGATTTTCGGTTTCTTCATCGAACTTGGTTGGAGTGAGCGCATGCTATTTGGTGCCCTTTCAATGGTTATTTTCTTTATTGGAATGATGGTACTGCCTGCTTACCGAGCGTATCTAAAGCGATAA
- a CDS encoding ammonium transporter — translation MELLTTVTELRYALDTFFFLISGALVMWMAAGFAMLEAGLVRSKNTTEILTKNFVLYAIACTMFLLIGYNIMYVDNTEGGIIPSIGALIGSQGEGADHSLESDFFFQVVFVATSMSVVSGAVAERMKLWAFLIFSVVLTGVIYPVEGYWTWGGGFLAAAGFSDFAGSGIVHMAGAAAALAGVLLLGARKGKYGKNGEVHPIPGSNMPLATLGTFILWFGWFGFNGGSQLMLSDFENATAVGQIFLNTNAAAAAGAIAALLVCKTTWGKADLTMILNGALAGLVAITADPLSPSPVAAIIIGVVAGALVVFSIIAFDKIKIDDPVGAISVHGVCGLFGLLVVPVSNADATFGAQLLGAAVIFAWVFGASLVVWAVLKATTGIRVTEDEEMEGMDMHDCGVGAYPEFVSLK, via the coding sequence ATGGAACTATTAACTACAGTAACTGAACTTCGTTACGCACTGGACACTTTTTTCTTCTTAATTTCAGGTGCGTTGGTCATGTGGATGGCAGCCGGTTTTGCCATGTTAGAAGCGGGCCTTGTTCGTTCAAAGAACACCACCGAAATTTTAACGAAGAACTTCGTACTTTATGCTATCGCTTGTACCATGTTTTTGTTGATTGGCTACAACATCATGTATGTAGACAATACTGAAGGTGGCATCATTCCTTCGATTGGTGCACTCATCGGCTCACAAGGTGAAGGCGCAGATCACTCTCTAGAATCAGATTTCTTCTTCCAAGTTGTATTCGTGGCGACATCAATGTCAGTGGTTTCGGGTGCGGTTGCTGAACGTATGAAACTATGGGCGTTCTTAATCTTCTCTGTTGTTCTTACGGGGGTTATCTATCCTGTTGAAGGATACTGGACTTGGGGTGGTGGTTTCCTTGCTGCTGCTGGTTTTAGTGACTTTGCTGGCTCTGGTATTGTACACATGGCCGGTGCGGCAGCGGCGTTAGCGGGTGTATTACTACTCGGTGCTCGTAAAGGCAAATATGGTAAGAACGGTGAAGTTCACCCAATACCAGGTTCAAATATGCCGCTTGCTACACTCGGTACATTTATCCTTTGGTTCGGTTGGTTCGGCTTTAACGGTGGTTCTCAGTTAATGCTTTCTGACTTTGAAAACGCAACAGCGGTTGGTCAAATATTCCTAAACACAAACGCAGCCGCAGCCGCAGGTGCTATTGCCGCTCTACTAGTGTGTAAAACAACATGGGGTAAGGCCGATTTAACGATGATTTTGAATGGTGCCTTAGCCGGTCTTGTCGCGATTACTGCTGACCCTCTATCCCCATCACCTGTTGCCGCGATTATTATCGGTGTAGTGGCAGGCGCACTCGTTGTATTCTCTATCATCGCGTTTGATAAAATCAAGATTGATGATCCAGTAGGCGCCATCTCGGTACACGGTGTATGTGGTCTATTTGGTCTATTGGTTGTTCCTGTAAGTAATGCAGATGCAACATTTGGAGCTCAGCTTCTTGGTGCCGCAGTCATCTTTGCTTGGGTATTCGGAGCAAGCCTAGTGGTTTGGGCTGTACTGAAAGCGACGACAGGTATCCGAGTGACTGAAGATGAAGAGATGGAAGGTATGGACATGCACGATTGTGGTGTTGGTGCTTACCCAGAGTTTGTTTCTCTCAAATAA
- the xerD gene encoding site-specific tyrosine recombinase XerD, whose amino-acid sequence MNDQAFVEQFLDALWMEKGLSENTLSSYRNDLFKLIKWMEDNSLMFTTITISDLQDYQAWLTDKNYKQTSKARMLSAIRRLFQYAYREKVRIDDPSALLISPKLPKRLPKDLSEQQVESLLDAPDPNDPLELRDKAMLELLYATGLRVTELVSLTMENMSLRQGVVRVIGKGNKERLVPMGENAVDWIENFLQDGRSILLDEKSSDVVFPSKRAKQMTRQTFWHRIKHYSVIAGIDTDLLSPHVLRHAFATHLLNNGADLRVVQMLLGHSDLSTTQIYTHVATERLKQIHSQHHPRA is encoded by the coding sequence ATGAATGACCAAGCTTTTGTAGAACAGTTCCTCGATGCATTATGGATGGAAAAAGGGCTTTCTGAAAATACCCTGTCTTCATATAGAAATGATCTTTTTAAGCTGATTAAGTGGATGGAAGACAATAGCTTAATGTTTACTACCATTACTATTTCTGATTTACAAGATTATCAGGCGTGGTTAACAGACAAAAACTACAAGCAGACGTCTAAAGCGAGAATGCTGTCAGCGATTCGCCGTTTATTTCAGTATGCGTATAGAGAAAAAGTGCGAATTGATGATCCTAGTGCATTGTTAATTAGCCCTAAGTTGCCAAAGCGATTACCTAAAGACCTTTCTGAACAACAGGTTGAGTCTTTGTTAGATGCACCAGACCCTAATGACCCTTTGGAACTAAGAGATAAAGCGATGTTAGAGCTTCTCTATGCGACTGGGTTACGAGTGACTGAACTGGTTAGTTTAACAATGGAGAATATGAGTCTGCGTCAAGGTGTCGTTCGTGTTATAGGCAAAGGCAATAAAGAACGTTTGGTTCCTATGGGAGAAAATGCAGTCGATTGGATTGAAAACTTTTTGCAGGACGGACGGTCTATTCTATTGGATGAAAAGAGTTCGGATGTGGTTTTTCCTAGTAAAAGAGCCAAACAGATGACAAGACAGACGTTTTGGCATCGAATTAAACACTATTCAGTGATCGCGGGAATAGATACAGACCTGCTATCACCCCATGTATTAAGACACGCATTTGCTACACATTTGCTTAACAACGGGGCAGATCTCCGTGTAGTGCAAATGTTATTAGGACATAGTGACTTATCAACAACGCAAATTTATACTCATGTTGCCACGGAAAGGTTAAAACAAATCCATTCGCAGCATCATCCTAGAGCATAA
- a CDS encoding YacL family protein has protein sequence MEYQFVKGLTGEYRIKCSMGHEVIGRWLEQEIYTDKVRIASLLVAIEQIKSEDSQEYSLLGKEISIVIRRDEVTVQENALTHEDDTLHDSEFDFYDCESDAGCGFEDFEQLIQSWCDFIRYNAK, from the coding sequence ATGGAATATCAATTTGTTAAAGGTCTAACGGGTGAGTACCGCATTAAGTGCAGTATGGGGCACGAGGTGATTGGTCGTTGGTTAGAACAAGAAATATACACCGATAAAGTCCGTATTGCGTCACTACTTGTGGCAATTGAGCAGATAAAATCAGAAGATTCCCAAGAGTATTCTCTGCTCGGTAAAGAAATCAGCATTGTCATTCGACGAGACGAAGTGACCGTTCAAGAAAACGCATTAACGCATGAAGATGATACGTTGCATGACAGCGAATTCGATTTTTATGACTGTGAGAGCGACGCCGGTTGTGGTTTTGAAGATTTTGAGCAACTCATACAGTCGTGGTGTGATTTCATTAGGTATAACGCTAAGTAA
- the recJ gene encoding single-stranded-DNA-specific exonuclease RecJ encodes MTEIKRRPQIDLSNLPDSIPELLRRIYISRGIDNISQLEKSVQGLHSYKALGGIEKAVELLFTAIEQGKRIIVVGDFDADGATSSALSVLALRALGCHNVDYLVPNRFEDGYGLSPEVVDQAIEYKADVIMTVDNGVSSIEGVRYAKQNNIQVIVTDHHLPGKVLPDVDAMVNPNLDTCQFPSKSLAGVGVAFYLMLALRAFMRERNWFSLKGIPIPNLAEFLDLVALGTVADVVSLDENNRILVHQGVQRIRAGKGRPGIQALIEVSKRDARRLIAADFGFALGPRINAAGRLDDMSFGVELLMSNNIHAARRMASELDGLNQTRREIEQGMKQEAMAFCEQLQFGEDTELPYGIVLFQRDWHQGVIGIVASRIKDEFHRPVIAFADGGDGDIKGSCRSIPGLHMRDALDLLDTTHPGLILKFGGHAMAAGLTIKEENFQTFASLFDEIVRNKLDESALQGIVLSDGELQPEQFSMNTATELREGGPWGQNFPEPIFDGEFKLLHQKLVGEKHLKMMVEPLFKGHPTNIMLDAIAFNVDLRRWPDATAKTVKLAFKLDINEFRGNQSLQLMVDHIDC; translated from the coding sequence ATGACAGAAATAAAACGCCGTCCTCAAATTGACCTTTCAAACCTTCCTGATTCTATTCCTGAATTGCTTAGGCGCATCTATATCAGCAGAGGTATAGATAATATTAGCCAGCTTGAAAAATCAGTCCAAGGGTTACATTCCTATAAAGCACTTGGTGGAATAGAAAAAGCCGTAGAGCTACTTTTTACTGCTATTGAGCAGGGTAAGCGAATTATTGTTGTGGGCGATTTTGATGCCGATGGTGCAACCAGCTCGGCATTGTCCGTACTGGCATTACGAGCACTTGGTTGTCACAACGTTGATTATCTTGTTCCTAATCGATTTGAAGATGGATATGGGCTGAGCCCGGAAGTGGTTGATCAGGCCATTGAATATAAAGCGGATGTCATCATGACTGTGGACAATGGCGTCTCCTCTATCGAAGGGGTGAGATACGCTAAACAGAACAACATCCAAGTCATCGTTACCGATCATCATCTACCGGGAAAAGTCCTTCCCGATGTTGATGCTATGGTGAACCCGAATCTAGATACGTGCCAATTCCCATCCAAATCTTTGGCTGGGGTTGGTGTCGCTTTTTATCTTATGCTCGCGCTTCGTGCGTTCATGAGAGAGCGAAACTGGTTCTCATTGAAAGGTATTCCTATACCTAATCTTGCCGAGTTTCTCGATCTGGTAGCGTTAGGGACGGTTGCCGATGTAGTTTCTCTTGATGAGAATAACCGTATATTGGTTCATCAGGGTGTTCAGCGAATTCGTGCAGGAAAAGGGCGGCCTGGTATTCAAGCGTTAATTGAAGTCTCAAAGCGTGATGCGCGTCGTTTGATTGCCGCAGATTTTGGCTTTGCTTTAGGTCCAAGGATTAATGCGGCTGGGCGTTTGGATGATATGTCATTCGGTGTTGAGTTGTTGATGAGTAATAACATACACGCAGCAAGAAGAATGGCGAGTGAGTTAGATGGATTAAATCAGACCAGACGTGAAATAGAACAAGGCATGAAACAAGAAGCGATGGCTTTTTGTGAGCAGCTACAGTTTGGTGAGGATACCGAGCTTCCTTATGGGATAGTGTTGTTCCAGAGAGACTGGCATCAAGGTGTTATTGGAATTGTCGCCTCGCGAATTAAAGATGAATTTCATCGTCCAGTCATTGCTTTCGCTGACGGTGGTGATGGTGATATAAAAGGGTCATGTCGATCCATTCCCGGGTTGCATATGCGTGATGCTCTGGACCTTTTGGATACGACGCATCCGGGTTTAATTCTTAAATTTGGTGGCCATGCCATGGCGGCCGGTTTAACCATTAAAGAAGAGAACTTCCAAACCTTCGCGTCACTATTTGACGAGATTGTACGCAACAAGCTTGATGAGTCCGCATTGCAAGGTATTGTTTTATCTGATGGTGAATTACAGCCAGAGCAGTTCTCAATGAATACCGCTACGGAACTTAGAGAAGGTGGCCCTTGGGGACAAAATTTTCCTGAACCTATCTTTGATGGTGAGTTTAAGTTACTGCACCAAAAATTGGTTGGTGAGAAGCATCTGAAAATGATGGTGGAACCACTTTTCAAAGGACACCCTACCAATATAATGTTGGATGCAATCGCATTTAATGTGGATTTACGACGCTGGCCTGATGCCACTGCAAAAACAGTGAAGCTTGCTTTCAAGCTTGATATAAATGAGTTTAGAGGCAATCAGTCACTGCAGTTAATGGTTGATCATATTGATTGTTAG
- a CDS encoding thioredoxin fold domain-containing protein, with amino-acid sequence MSVLRNILILATPFLVAACDAADTNASDTTSTAEVTTPIQETVDSAAEAGSQFDEAKLRRRFEAMGVSIVSIAPASIDGLYEVDTSSGLVFSNAQGDQFIAGTLYALGDNGEYVDVLAERQAPLNAEKIEQYTEDMIVYPAENEKYVITVFTDTTCAYCVRLHRQMKDYNDLGITVRYLAYPRQGPTGKVAQEMANVWCAEDPAKAMTLSKSGQPFKAGTADIKQCGQKIMEQYALGRDLGISGTPAVFLPNGKLLAGYMPPAGMFQRIEQEMAQ; translated from the coding sequence ATGAGCGTGTTACGCAATATATTGATTTTAGCTACTCCATTTCTCGTTGCGGCATGTGATGCCGCGGATACAAATGCTTCGGATACAACAAGTACCGCTGAAGTGACGACCCCTATTCAAGAAACCGTAGACAGCGCTGCTGAGGCTGGAAGTCAGTTCGATGAAGCCAAATTAAGGCGTCGATTTGAAGCGATGGGGGTGAGTATTGTTTCTATTGCACCTGCAAGCATCGATGGTCTATATGAAGTTGATACATCGAGCGGGTTGGTTTTCTCTAATGCACAGGGTGATCAATTTATTGCGGGTACCTTGTATGCACTTGGTGATAATGGTGAATATGTTGATGTGCTTGCCGAGCGACAAGCGCCACTTAATGCAGAAAAGATAGAACAATACACAGAAGACATGATTGTTTATCCGGCTGAAAATGAAAAATATGTGATTACCGTATTTACCGATACAACGTGTGCATACTGTGTGCGATTGCATCGTCAGATGAAAGACTACAATGATTTAGGTATTACGGTTCGTTACCTTGCTTACCCTCGCCAAGGTCCAACAGGTAAAGTGGCTCAAGAAATGGCCAATGTATGGTGTGCAGAAGATCCAGCTAAAGCGATGACACTCTCTAAATCGGGACAACCTTTCAAAGCAGGAACCGCGGATATAAAACAGTGTGGACAAAAGATCATGGAGCAATATGCATTGGGTCGTGATTTAGGTATCAGTGGCACGCCTGCAGTCTTTCTACCGAATGGTAAATTGTTGGCTGGATATATGCCACCAGCCGGTATGTTCCAACGCATTGAGCAAGAGATGGCACAATAA